The sequence AGTAAGACCTCTGGAAAAACGAAATGTTCAACGTTAGAATATACACTCTTGAAATACTGTCATAACATTGACCAAATGTTATTTGTGTGAAAGCCATTTCTACCAAACAACACTTAAAAAGACAACCTATGGCTGTTTTCTTTTGGCAGTGACAGTTCGGCTCCATACCACTGACTTGACAGCTAATGTTTCATGCCTCTGTATGTCCTCCTCCCCCCTATTCCTAGTGTACATACATACTGGTGTGATTTCATGGATAGGATCCCACATCTGTGATTTGAACTGACTACATTTTATATTAAATcaattcaaattgtatttgtcacatgcgccgaatacaactggtatatatataccttttttttttaaatattgactaaatacaattttaaaaataaaagtaacacaataaaataacaataacgaggctatatacagggggtacctgtacaggttggttgaggtaatttgtatgtgtaggtaggggtaaagtgactatgcatagataattaacagcgagtagcagcagtgtaaaaacaaaagggtggccatttgattaataaaTATTAACAATAAACTttatgacaaaaaaaaacatttttgcaaaatcCATTCAAATTTGTATTGTCTTGACATTGTGAAATGTACAATATTCTATATGGAAAGTACATCAAAAACGCGAACTGTTCTTTTTAAAGTAAAAAAATGCTGCAGTCTCGATTCTAACCCAGGGTTTGGTTTAAAGACCAAAAAATATAGATTTATAGCTTTATTTTCAACCTGACATATACCTAATGCACTGTAATGGTAAATAGTATACAACATATCTCGTATAAtaccaaataaatgtttcaaacACTAGAACTCCATAAATGTATCAAGCAAAATAGAGGAATGTCAATCTCTGTTCAAAAATAGAAATATCTGAACAAAAGTATCACTCATTTTCTAAATGATCAAAAGAGCATCATAATAATCTCAAAAGTGGGCTCGAAATAACCACTGAAATACGACCACAAATAGTAAACATTCTCCCAATTACAATACAGGCTGAAGTAGTCTTGCAACAAAATCTCGATAggatatatataaacacacacacgtttcTCTATATAACAATGTTTTGTTAACCGTCCTTAAATAATTACTTATGAGTAAAATAGATTGTCATGAGAAACAAGTGGGAATTCAAAAATGTTACATTACAGCGCCATCTGGTGGTTTAAATTATCATACATGGTTTGAGTCAAAAACAAAAACTGTTCCATAGAGACAATCACAAAATGACAAGTCAGACTCATGGATTGAAGCTGAAATTGAATCCCTAATTTACAGCATTAATGGCAACAGTTAGTGTAATGATGTAATTTCTGCCAAAAGCAAATAATGCACGAATGTATATTTAGGCATTGGCACTAATCAAGTAAATAAACAATACATGCATCAGTCATACTGATAATGGCAACATCGGAGCAGCCAGCTGCAACAGCAGTGCAGTTTCCACCAACTCAAGGTCAGGTGTGGAATTTCTGATTGGTATAGTAACACTTTCAATATTGCTTTTGAATAAATACATATTCTTAGTTAACATTAATCTTTGTGTAAGGCTTCACATCTGACAAAACATTCATAGCAGTAAACACAGAGCAAACTTATCTCCATTTTGTTTAATAAGCTAACATCTCCATAAGGGTCGGGCTCACTTCAGAATTGAAATGGAGAATGCCTCAAATTCCAATTTAAATGTTGAATTTAAATAGTAAACAGCAAACACAATTGCAATTCAAACTTGACTGAAAGGAAATGTAATGGAGTTCAGAGAAATTCAAATGCCTCTATTCTATATTAGGTGGTCTATACAAATATACATATTGGACAtgaaacatgtcattatatacaTGCATATCGAATTGTTAAAACAATTGATTTTCAGGACAAACTGAATGATCAACAGAAACAAAACCTGTATGTGAATATTCAAAGTTATTGTATTTCATTAAATTGATTACATTTTGTTCAATGAGGAAAATACATTTCACAGAATGCATTAGTGTAACCCTGCAGTTGACCCTGAGGACTTCAAAAAGAAGCCAAACAAATGAAAGGGTTGGCAGAAATATAATTGGCTATTCTAAGCACCAAAGTTATAAGCATCATTTCCAGAGAAAAGTTATTATTTGGTGTCTGGAACTGTGAGATTCAATGAAACTCATGTTGTATGACGTGTGAAATTTCCTTGAGTTACTTTCTGTCACACAAACTCTACATCCAGTGGAGTGCAGCCAATTCAACTCTAATTTCAACTCATGAGTTGAATGGGAGTTAATTTCAAACTTCTGAAATGAGCCCAACGCTGATCTCCATCAACATGACTTAAAACACCTTGGAGAATCGACGACACAAAATACAGTGGctgaacatttgaaatgtctgggttcattaaaaaaaaatcacaaaaaaaaaaaaatctaaaaaattGTTAAGTAAATTATTTGCTAAATATATATAACTGCATGTTTGCTAAGAGGTTAACTTTTGGGAAAAGCAGCAATTTTACAATTTACCATATTGGCATTGAAAGTGCATTTCAAATGAAAGAGTATGGTAATTGTATCCAGGCTGGaaataaaattataaataaaaaatattatatatatatatttattcggTTCACATTTCTGTGCTCTGTTACCCTGATTTCCAATGGGTTTGTCATGAAACTAAAAGGATAAATAAGGCATCTTTGTGAATAACAGAGGCCATTATGTCTCACTCACTCCATGCCCTTTCAAATGAATAACGCAGTCTCTCAATATCAGTCAGAATGACTAGtgtaacaaaaaaaaaatgaagtCAAACAAAAAGTAAAAAGGCTTGAAAGAAACAGGAGGTTGTGCTCTTCCTAAACACATTCAATAGATTGGCGAGTGTTGTCGGTTCAGTAGTTCAATGTGATGTCAGTTACAGCCCCTCAAGAGTCGACTGCTGGGTTGGTCTGGAGGTGACAGCTCCAGGAACGCGGCTTCAGCAGCTCTAGGAAAGAGGgctaaaaacaagacaaaaaaaaaacatggcatgTAAAGACTTGGTTGAATCTAAGGTTGCATCTCAATTGTTTAAAATATTTACTCTCCATGATCCGAACAGCTATGAAAAATGAGCCTAAAATGAATATTTTCCTAGATGTGCAGTGGTGTATACCTCCTGAAGGGGACAGTAGCGCTGTGCATACCACTCCTGGGAGTAGAGGCAGATGATGACCCCCTGACCGAGGAACAGAGCAGTCCACATGATCACGTTCCAAATTGGGCCTTTTCTCCGGTCATGAAGAATGAAGTTAAACATCACTGCCAGATGAACAGCACAGTAAAGAAGATGAGCAGTTAGGATTGTGAGTCAGAAAAAAACTTCTGTTTTTATATTGTGTCTGTTGTATTGTAATGAAGGTAAGGTCTTACTTCCGAAGCACatgaagaggcagaagaggactggGTAGAAGAAGCCGAAGCAGATCGCCAAGATGTACTCATGCACTACTGCAGACATAGTGAAGACCAATAACATGCCTGCCGCCCGAAATCTCTTCTTCGACATCTGTCAGGGAGTGGAGTAGGAAAAAAACAAACAGACGACAGACCAGAGGGTTAAGACGGGCATGGACTAAATCAAAGCTGCTCAACTGGCTTGCTTGTTTAAGATTAGAGTTACACAGCAATGTAATGGGGGGGATACTTCATAAGTATTGTAAAAAAAAGAGAGATTAACATTAATGCCAAGTGCAACAATAACACTCACCCATAGGAAGTCACAGTACACATAGTAATACAGCCAGTCGTGTACCACCACATTCCAGGtgcggtagtaattggcaaaggATGTGGAGTTCCACCAATCCTGTGAAGCAAAtcaatatattatttttttaaagaacacAGCAAAGAGCTGATTGAGGCAGTGTAGTGAACACTGTAGCACTACTGCGCTGTAGATCTAGTCAGTGATTGACTAAATGAGTAATATGGCCGAGGAAAGGCATCTGCCTGTGTACCTTGTAAAACATCCTGTCAGCAAACCGCAGCATCTCAGCAAAGGCATTGAGCCAGCAGTGcaggaaggcaaaaaaggccaAGAAGAGAACCAGaactcctagagagagagagacacacagatgaCATATGATTTCCCTCCATTCATTCAAATATTTTTGTAGTTAGTTAACAGAATCATCTAGACAGAGTGATCCAGAAGACAATATAGTGAACGTGTAGGAGGAATACTGTGGTGCCAATGACACAAGCTGCAAGTGAGGATGTGTTCACTGGAGTTACCTGGCAGGATAGAGTTGAACACACACAGGACCATGGCCCGCAGGTCAAACAGTTGCTGGCTGATGCTGCGGAACTGTGGGATGCAGAGGCGCACAAACACATAGTAGGCATAGAAGAGACATCCTAGAACCTGaaagacacgagagagagagagaaactacatAAATGAACTGATCTCCTGGACAAGGTCTTCAACTATGCTCAGGTATTCATTTAGATTCTCAAATCATACCTGTAATAACTTAGAGGCCACATAACTCCACCTGATGATGGGATTCCTGCAGAGGGAAACAAGAGTTTGAATGTTTACAGAAAGGCAAATAGCGCTCTTGCAGCTGAGTATAACATGCAAGAGGTATGTTAATTTAAACTAGGTCTTATGTCATTCCACTCTGCTTACCTGGGATATTTATCTCTGTAAATAAGGGTGGGAGCAAAGAGGAAGTAGATATAGTGGCTCAGCTGTGGGATGAGtggagagactggggaggagcctggagaataaaaaataaataagggAACTGAATACATCTACAGACAAAAACAGAATGTAAGCTAGTGTCTATAAATGATTCATAAAAAAACATAGTTGCTTACTGGATTTGTCTTTTTCCAAAGCCAGAACTTTGGGGACATTCTCCCTGATATAAGAGTGTGCCTTCATCATCAAGCGCACCTGCAGGGAGACAGCACATGTTGTCAACCAATCACAATGCATGTCCATCAGTAGACTGAACATCAATAAAACAAAGAACATGTCATGCCCCGGGCGGGCCTGCATTTGGAGTACCTGTTCCAGGATGATGATGAAGCAGGATGCAGGGGGAAAGCTGTTCTTCACCACCACAAAGGTAGGCAGGAAGCCTAGGCCCAGGCCCTGGTAGAGCAGGAAGAGAGCACCCAGTAGAAGAGACCACAGGGTCCCATGGTGGGACTCATGGTAGTGAGAGGCCCAGGTGTGGAACAGGCTGTAGGGCACCACCAGCACTGAAAGGAACATGCAGATCCAGGTAATCACCACCAGGGGGAACTGTCCAAATACATAGACCAGCAGGTCAAAGTCCAGCACCAATCTGGGGAAGAGGGGGGAATGAAGAGTCAATACACAAGTGGTAGTTAATATTTAAAGAGAGGGAGATATCAGTAAAGAGTCAGTGTTACACCTCACCTGCCTTCATCGATGAAGTCAACCACCAGGGTGCTGAGGATGAAGAGGATCAGCAGGGCAATGAACATGTGGTAGATGGTCCGGATGTGGTTCACTTCAAACAGCTCACTGTGAAACAAGAGACATAGACCATGATAAACATAAACAATACGGAACCAGCAACATTTCAGTTTAAGCACAATGTATATAGTGTTCGATGAGGGAGCTTTTTGTCAaaagcagtcacacacagtctaTTATTAACTCGTCACTTACTCTAACAAGGACCTCCGGAACACAAACTGTTTGCCTTGGCCCTGGGATGACCCTTGGAGATGCCTAATAGAATAAAAATCATTGACAAAATATTAGTTAAATAGATGTTGACCTCTGACATAGTAAGAGAGTAGGTCAGAAAGGAGAAGGGTGGAAGGCAAAAGGGAGCAGTGAGGGGCTCAATACCTGAGCTTACTCCTCTCTTTAtcggacagaggaggggagaagacagCAGGGACAGGAGCAGGCTCCAGGCTGGCCGATTCCTCTATCAGACTGTCCATGAACTCCAACACCTGGGAGTCAAACTGCCTCATCAGGTCAAACTTCAAGTGCTGTAAACCAGATACACATCCACAATCAGCAAGTCATAGGGTTCAGTTAAATGAAAAGGATGCTTGTGAATTTGTATTTAAATCCATATCATAAAGACAAATATTAAATTGACAAACATTATGTCAGAACAGAAAGTAACCATTTGTAGCTGGAGATAATGATGaccctttaaaaaatatatatattttaatgatGACCTCATGTCCAGAAAGACTGGTGACTGTTCTGTCTATTTGATCTGTTTGCACAGTAGAGGTTAGTTGACCTTTATACTAAACAAACTGCCCTTAAAAGATTGCTTTAAGAAAAcaatcctcttcctctcttcctctcacatTGTGTGAAAATAAGGGCGCTCTCTGGGTCTGGCTGTCCTGTACAGTAAAGACAGGACGTGTTAATTTCACCCATCTATTATAATGCGATAAGATGTGAATAACACTTCATAGTTCAGCCAATTACACCATACATCAATACATGTTTCAAGTGGCCCTCTTCAGTTTGCACTTCCCAATTAATTGTGAAACTTTCGTTTGGACACTCAAGTCACCGAGGTTGACCCCTACAATGCATTTCAGTCATTTCCTCACTGGTATGCAATACTAATGGACTCAAATCAGACAAGGGTTTGGATGTCATAAAAGCAGAACTGAATCTTGCTGTATCTTTCCATTCTCCAGGCATGAAAGTGGGAAAGATGGAGATTAGAATAGCCTTGGCTCACTGCTAGTTGTTAGCTCTTTTTCTAATGCACAAATAATGACAGGATTTGAAAACAAACAGTCAAGGCAAAGCAGCTCGCCAGGTTAAAATGAGAATGTTACAGCTCACATACGCTTAAGGAAAATATTGAATCAGTCCAGTAGGGATTTGGCAGTGCAGAAGCAAGGCACACaacactttaaaaaatatataggaTTAGGCACATCCACAAACAGTGACAGAACTAAGAGGAGTTTGTTGAATCATTGGGACTCAAACAATGGACGGGTGACTTGTGAGAACAGACAACATTGTTTGGAGGATTTGACATCAGAACTCAGAATCTAATCACAGGCTCAGAACAAATTTGACCTGCTGACAACACATTCTGTTTTAAGTCTCACCTCTGCTTTCCTCTTCAGTTGGAGTTTCTTGCTGATGAGTCGCTCCACTTCCATTTTTCCTGAAATAGATGGAGAAAATGTCATTTACGCAAAGCAATAAAGCGTGGATCAGGCTTTCGTATTCATTCAGTTCCAAAGTCTAGCAGTGCCA is a genomic window of Oncorhynchus nerka isolate Pitt River linkage group LG24, Oner_Uvic_2.0, whole genome shotgun sequence containing:
- the soat1 gene encoding sterol O-acyltransferase 1 isoform X1, giving the protein MNIESNRLTRGFHFKTRLSEGMESGDDSVLRCRSALPKMPTISNLDGMGGEGSNGEIHSNGKMEVERLISKKLQLKRKAEHLKFDLMRQFDSQVLEFMDSLIEESASLEPAPVPAVFSPPLSDKERSKLRHLQGSSQGQGKQFVFRRSLLDELFEVNHIRTIYHMFIALLILFILSTLVVDFIDEGRLVLDFDLLVYVFGQFPLVVITWICMFLSVLVVPYSLFHTWASHYHESHHGTLWSLLLGALFLLYQGLGLGFLPTFVVVKNSFPPASCFIIILEQVRLMMKAHSYIRENVPKVLALEKDKSSSSPVSPLIPQLSHYIYFLFAPTLIYRDKYPRNPIIRWSYVASKLLQVLGCLFYAYYVFVRLCIPQFRSISQQLFDLRAMVLCVFNSILPGVLVLFLAFFAFLHCWLNAFAEMLRFADRMFYKDWWNSTSFANYYRTWNVVVHDWLYYYVYCDFLWMSKKRFRAAGMLLVFTMSAVVHEYILAICFGFFYPVLFCLFMCFGMMFNFILHDRRKGPIWNVIMWTALFLGQGVIICLYSQEWYAQRYCPLQEPSFLELLKPRSWSCHLQTNPAVDS
- the soat1 gene encoding sterol O-acyltransferase 1 isoform X2, with the translated sequence MEVERLISKKLQLKRKAEHLKFDLMRQFDSQVLEFMDSLIEESASLEPAPVPAVFSPPLSDKERSKLRHLQGSSQGQGKQFVFRRSLLDELFEVNHIRTIYHMFIALLILFILSTLVVDFIDEGRLVLDFDLLVYVFGQFPLVVITWICMFLSVLVVPYSLFHTWASHYHESHHGTLWSLLLGALFLLYQGLGLGFLPTFVVVKNSFPPASCFIIILEQVRLMMKAHSYIRENVPKVLALEKDKSSSSPVSPLIPQLSHYIYFLFAPTLIYRDKYPRNPIIRWSYVASKLLQVLGCLFYAYYVFVRLCIPQFRSISQQLFDLRAMVLCVFNSILPGVLVLFLAFFAFLHCWLNAFAEMLRFADRMFYKDWWNSTSFANYYRTWNVVVHDWLYYYVYCDFLWMSKKRFRAAGMLLVFTMSAVVHEYILAICFGFFYPVLFCLFMCFGMMFNFILHDRRKGPIWNVIMWTALFLGQGVIICLYSQEWYAQRYCPLQEPSFLELLKPRSWSCHLQTNPAVDS